The Myxococcus stipitatus genome includes the window GCGACGCGCCATGGTCAGGGTCCCCCGGTCGGTGGGGCCGGACGGCGTGAGCGAGATGGCGATGTCCTTCTCGCAGCAGAGCCTGTGGTTCCTCGATCAGCTCCAGCCTGGACTCGCGGCCTACAACATGCCAGCGGTCCTGCGTCTGCGCGGACCGCTGCGCGTGGAGGTCCTGCGTCGTTCCTTCACCGAGTTGGTCCGTCGCCACGAGACGCTTCGCACGACCTTCGCGGGGCGCGAGGGTCGGCTCGTCCAGCGAATCCACCCCAGCCCTTCGGATTGGCCCCTCTCCGTGGAGGAGGTGCACGAGCCCGGACTCTTCGATCTCGACGCGGCGCTCCGGAGGCGCATCGATGCGGAGGTCCATCGGCCGTTCGACCTGGAGCATGGCCCTCTGCTGCGGACCACGCTGCTTCGCAAGGGACCTGATGACCACTTCCTCATCGTCTGCATGCACCACATCGTCTCGGACGGGTGGTCCATGGGCGTGTTCGTGCGAGAGCTGGAGGCGCTGCACGCGGCGCTGAGCGAGGACCGCACGCCCGAACTGGCCGAGCTGCCTGTCCAATACGCCGACTACGCCGCATGGCAGCGAGAGGGGCTCGCGGAGTCGGTCGCGAGTGCTCGGCTCGAGGAGTGGCGTACGCACCTCCAGGGGGTTCCCGCGCTCGAACTGCCCTCCGACCACCCTCGGCCGGCGGCCCGGAGCTTCCGCGGAGAGACGCTGGATTTCAGCCTCTCCTCGGAGCTCGTCAGCTCGCTGACGAAGCTCGGCGAGGCCCATGGCGCGACGCTGTTCATGGTCCTGATGACGGGCTGGCAAGCCGTGCTGGCCCGATATTCGGGACAGCGGGACTTCGTGCTCGGTGCCTCGGTGGGACAGCGAACCCACCCCGAGGTCGAGGGATTGATCGGGTTCTTCGTCAATCCGGTCCCCCTCCGCTTCCACTGGGAGGACGACCCGACCGTCCAGGCGATGCTGGAGCGTGTCCGGGAAGAGTCGCTCGCCGCGTTCTCGCGCCAGGAGCAGGTGCCGTTCGATCGATTGGTGGAGGCGCTCGGAGGAGGACGCGACCTCTCACGCTCTCCCTTGTTCCAGTCGCTGTTCGTCCTCGACGCGGGGCCGCTCGACGTCCCTTCGCTGACGGGCTTGCAGGTCGAGCGCGTGCCGACCGTGACGCGAACCTCCCGGTTCGACCTGATGCTCTCCCTGAACAAGCACGGGAGCGCCATGGAGGCCCAGCTGGAATACAG containing:
- a CDS encoding condensation domain-containing protein produces the protein RPVANTRLYVLDSHGQPSPIGVPGELFIAGVQVGLGYWNRPQLSAERFVEDTFSATPGARMYRTGDVARWLPDGTLEYLGRADFQVKLRGLRIELGEIEAALTTHPLVREAVVVLRDGPGGPRLVAYVSGNDETALDAARLKPHLLQRLPEYMVPSALVHLPSLPLTPSGKVDRKALPLPEAPSSQGASYVAPRSSLEERLASLFSTVLGLEKVGIHDDFFELGGHSLLATQVVSRIRAWLGLELSLRTFFEAPTVARLADRLTTASASMSARRAMVRVPRSVGPDGVSEMAMSFSQQSLWFLDQLQPGLAAYNMPAVLRLRGPLRVEVLRRSFTELVRRHETLRTTFAGREGRLVQRIHPSPSDWPLSVEEVHEPGLFDLDAALRRRIDAEVHRPFDLEHGPLLRTTLLRKGPDDHFLIVCMHHIVSDGWSMGVFVRELEALHAALSEDRTPELAELPVQYADYAAWQREGLAESVASARLEEWRTHLQGVPALELPSDHPRPAARSFRGETLDFSLSSELVSSLTKLGEAHGATLFMVLMTGWQAVLARYSGQRDFVLGASVGQRTHPEVEGLIGFFVNPVPLRFHWEDDPTVQAMLERVREESLAAFSRQEQVPFDRLVEALGGGRDLSRSPLFQSLFVLDAGPLDVPSLTGLQVERVPTVTRTSRFDLMLSLNKHGSAMEAQLEYSLDLYLPETARRLTHHFVALLEGLVQGAAATQRLSRLPLMTDDERRQVLEDFQGWTERFSSEATLHALVEAQVDRTPHAEAVRFEAETLTYAQLDARANQLAHHLRE